The stretch of DNA agttcattcataattacatgTGGTCCTGGCGgatgacacgctccaacgcggtgggcaccggaaactcctggcgctgcccaaactgtctcctgactctccaggggtaatatgcctcaaccgcgatgtcgtaaaccaggacggctgtagtaagccacaggctcgcattcgcggagcagtgcgaagacaggcctgctggtgcacgggtagccacagcctctgggttgtaaggctcccagacaacgtcctcgggcgtcagcatgtcgagctccgaaacaaactcaggatatgcgcatctaacctgcgcatgcgcccaggacctctgcagtccgaataagtaaaattaaaagtgcgctaatgcatcgtgtaacaatgaataacaaaattagatttgttgcgaacgtacctgacgccagatccagagagttcccatagtgggcctgtcgtcctcctcgtcgccgtacatggcctcgtggtaaggctcgtggctgacgatgggccgaccaacggctagcctctcgtacgaccaaagttgtagcagtagtgggcaccccgccaggatagcgttcccatgtgtcttcctgcagccgtcgcagagtccacagtaagtggctgcaagtaccgcctcaccccagctatagggcggtacgtcctcggcCCCATctgcaatctcccgtgcatacggaaggagaatcctatcgaccgagttgctatgagtgttgttgaacatgatgtaaccaaacaaccaaagcaggtacgcctccagcgatctggtcaaactgtactcgtcggcatccgcaggcaacagggtaggctgcataaacaattaagattaatggtttcaactgacaaagcaacatgtgaattgtaataattaaacttAAATATGCAATTAATActtactgtaaactgtaggaaccaggtcttcgaaggacctgctgctcacgggtgcgggttgatcggacctgcttcttccacgcggtgaaccagggcaaaacgggcctccaggtcatccctccacgaggccgccaccacacgcggacctacagcctccccgacgatagggaggccgaggaggtaggccacgtcctgcagcgtaggagtcatctccccacacgggagatggaacgtgtgtgtctccggcctcacGCTGCTcacgggtgcgggttgatcggacctgcttcttccacgcggtgaaccagggcaaaacgggcctccaggtcatccctccacgaggccgccaccacacgcggacctacagcctccccgacgatagggaggccgaggaggtaggccacgtcctgcagcgtaggagtcatctccccacacgggagatggaacgtgtgtgtctccggcctccatctatcaacgagcgccgtcaggagggatcggtcgagctgaacaaGCCCACTctcgacaagacggcccagagtcagtagaccggactcacgtaacctgcaataaacaaaattgtcgaaacaaaggaataccgacgaatacataagtgataaacaataaaatttcattacatacatgtcaacccaatcgtggtgtatagagatctgctccccaggtggacgaggacgtagcacctctagggctcggtgctcaactgctgcaaagaaagacctgtggctcgagtcgataactgggtctagcaaggagtccatctccgtacctacattcaaaaatatatgagaacacatagatacatatatgttccatacaaactggacgcacgatatttatacattacatataggttcgatacaaactggacgcatgattgatacataggtacatatatgttccatacaaactggacgcacgattactacatattatagatatgttcgatacaaactccacgcacgattagtatataggtacaaactgcacactggtggatcatgacaccgagtgacttccacgagcaattctcgccgatagtcgtctgaacgtaggaggtgctccatctctgggatttccggaaggaccgacgtcagcagcatcgtgaagtgcattctgaggacacttcttatagttgtgacccaatgctccacattggctgcaatgcTTTTGTGCCTTACTtgcctcggactcgtccataccattccgaatacgacgtgtctgacggcggcctttgcctttcttagtggctggatcaggaataaacatcttatcctcattatcctgaatgaaaggttctactattccaatcccgtataccacatatccccaggtggatacaactGTTttcttgctgaagtaaggtgaaacataTACTCCTgactgcaacccagactctacacatgccgcaatgagatgcgagcatggcaaatgcaataacttaggcttcatgcaggagcagaaggctttgccatctactgtaatcaaactatcatgtaccaccctatctctacggataccatgaccagttctatccttacatagaacttcaaatctatgctccattttACCTGCCGTATGACGCGGTGTAGTTTGGCCTTTTCTATCTtctgttgcatatattgtgtcactcttgtccaaaactgaatttgggggttgttgatgtttatgcttgcagccatgtaacgctctctgaaatacttcatgcacccatacatgatgaactcaacaattcccacaagaggaaaggcacgacaacgccgcataaccatattgaaacactctgcatggttcatTGTCTGAATATCATACCGCATTCCGttagtatcataaaggaatgaccatttctccttaggtgcacctcgaatccagtgtgaaaatgacttctcaattgaattcgtagcctctgcagcctgactcgtgctggttcctgatgcccttacctttaCTTGCTCTGCAgacaactgatcaagcatctgccataaagcATTAAATTTTCTCTATTGATTTTGaatgcacaacctcttaaacatgttcttaagatccttgttcttgaagtggtcatagaagtttgcactcatatgcctaatgcaccacctgttgtgGATATCGGGCCATAATAGAGGCGTTGTCGTAGCTCCGCGTTGCAATTTCATTATTGAttgtagcagacctgcatgactatcactaataaggcacacatctggacgtgcagcaacaacatgaaccttcactcgttcaaggaaccaataccaactgtctaagttctcattctcaacaaatgcaaatgcgagcgaaACTATTtagttgttgcaatctaccccgattgcggtgagtatctgacctttatacctttcagtcagaaatgtgccatcaatgcagatcaccggaagacaacactgaaatgccctgacacaggcacctaggcaaaagaaggctcatTGCTGAATGCTTTGCCCCCTTGTCACGGCtagtacgaggtatgtgtcataaaagcttgtaggatttctagcagcaacctgggataacatacgaggtaggttatcatatgatgcctcgtatgtgtcgaaccgcatctcgaacacattttgtttagcccgccatgtcttcaaataactaatggtgtactggtaagtctgctcaatgtgtcgaacaatcatttttggctcataatttaggttgtccataatcaacccatatattttttttgcaacaaactcgcatgatatattgcgatgcgagggctgaacttctgacagcaaacaagtgtgctctatcacaatggaacattttcaGTCCGACTtctattttcccttgaatgcatgtactcaccattgacatccatcattcacacacttcacctcatattctttactgccagacttcacgactctaaattctcgcttcaatgatattgcccatagtctcacagcatcttttacggcttcaatgtttggatatgttgcaccttgcactacctcattccctccgtactcccactcctgatttcgtacgtcttctacgacatgattgccaaaaccatgctcattccactcttttggcaatgagtactgctcgtcatcagatgagtcctcatattcttccatctccattgcggcttggtcttctgcctccatctcgtccacgatgctatgtatcctctcttcCTCATCAGTAAGGCCATGTGGTCCGAtattttggttctctatctcttctgactcatcttactcaacatagttggtctctcttcgaatactcggagttgcttgatctgcaccatgtcggatttcattttgtgtcttctcccgagtttgaacaagaatggccagaggccacccacgctctagagctgcttgcatgtatttctgccagtcatcagtgctatGTGTTATCATCAATTCTCATAAATCACTTTATACtacccaattaacaagagaatgGACGGTCATCATatgtgtctccggatcaacacggaacccacgctgcagccacttatatatggaaccaaaactcctctccagaggtttatctatggcgctggatgtgcacttaaaggcagaaaggtctactccatttggcccatacaaaatattgtagtcaccaaaaaatacttgaaactgcatcttgctcgacatatctgtatatcacagaatacttgtcgagttatactctttacttcactaccttattcaataatccttaaaaactaagtatggatttcaactacaacatttaagtattcataactacgtgatgacactcaaattctatactgcatatgcgaaattctattctaaatcgtaattaatttataaacacgtctctaatagtactgcaattgtaataataaatgcgtagtcttaatttcctaaactaataataaacgcgtatccttaaactcctacttaaattggttctactatagcactaattaaatttaattactctacaatatcaatggaaaaatacataagttaaatataattacttgcagatcacaagtgcgcaatccggTAGGatttcgccgcttcccttcttctcacctctctttttttctggatttttggtggaatttttgggctcaaatgaggagggaatggtgGTGGGGGGCTTATATAGAGGGGGGACcttgtcgcccgaggggggaaGGGCGACatgcccccctgtcgcccgttgggccggcgcccgcgccgtCTTGACCATGGtcctgtcgcccgagggggggcgatcccccgccgccgagccccgcgCCGCGCTGAACGAGGACCGatttgcaaatatttttttaacaaaaaaaggcctgtcgccccctacctgggcgacagggggctTGTCGCCCTTCCCATGGACGACAGGGgcctatttttgaaatttcttggaacggccatatatttttgaaattttaatttttttaaatatataaatGAAAAAAGGCCCATTTCAGAGGTGACTGACTGACACCGTGCCCACAGGCTCGTCGGCCCATAGAGGGCAAACAGAGCTCTTCTACGGCGCTCTCTGCTAGACTGCTCTGCCGCAACGGCGGCTTGGTTCATTTCGCTCTGCATGGCTGCGTCAGAGGGCAAACAAAGCTACTCTACGCTCTACAGCACAGGCGCGCAGCTGTAGTTACGTCCTCTGCTAATCATAATGTAAAGTGTTTAAGTTTTGTCCTAATCGAATCCTGATAGACTTTTGTTTCTGTAACAGACGGAGTACCGGAGTAGCTATTTATTAGAAAGTTAGAATCCTGCAGGTGTTTTTCAGGCTTCGTGGCAAGTTCAAGTTTTAGCTATAGCTGGTGGTTTGCAGCAAGATCTCAACGCCACGCTATTTTATTTCCGAGGGCATCCCAACACTACTTGGAGTGCATGCGGCATTagtggaaagaaaagaaaaaagagaaaggtcagcaaaaaaaaacacacacacagagagagagagagagagagagagagagagttctgATCCAAAAGATCTGCACTGCATTGTAGTATAACACACTTGCTGAGTTGCTGTAGTCAATCGAATTCAGCTTCTTGAAACTAACATACATAGGCAGGCACTAGCTGCTAATACTACTACTAGACCATACAGCAGCAGGGGCGGGGAGAGGAAACCGGTCAAGTCCTTTTCGCTGCTACAGCATTGCACCCCCAGTGGAAGCAAACACAAGGCCACCATCATATACAAACCAACACTCCAAACCGATCTGCACGCGTCAAGTTAAATAGGGAGAAAAATTAAAATCCCAATCCGACGGCTAGCTaagcttcttctcctcctcctcctccttccttcacCGATCAATGGTTCCAATCGCCTGCCCCGTTCTTGATGATTGCTTCAGACGCCACGTCAGTAGCCTAGGTGGCCCATCTCCCAGTTGAGCGTGGACGCCACCCTGTCGTGGTACGGCACGTACTCCTGCGCGAAAACCCGACACGTCAGCACGCCTTCGAATTCATCAgcgagaaaagaaaagaaaaggccgtGACGCACCTCGAGCTTGTCCATGAGCTCCTGCGCGGTGGGCGCGAGCACGATGATGCGGCGGGCGCTGGGGTTGATGAACCCCTCCTCCACGGCCTTGTCGATGAAGGTCAGCAGCGCGTTGTAGTAGCCGTCCACGTTCAGCAGCCCGACCTGCAGGAAGAAGACGCGCGCGCGGCCCACCAGTCGGTCAGTTAGAGGAAAGTTCATTCGGAAGATcgaggagcagctgcagctgcagctgcgcgCCTACTTTCCGTAGCACTTACCGGCTTGTGGTGGATGCCCAGCTGCGCCCACGTGATGACCTCGAGCAGCTCCTCCAGCGTCCCGTACCCTCCTGCATTGATCGACGGGCTCAGCTAGTCAGGTTCGGTTCGGCTCGGTACAGAACGGGCGGTCACTCTCGGGCGGCTGGACACGCCGGCGGCCTACGACGACGCCCGGCCAACAGCCAGCGTACGCCCCCTGCTCCAATTATTGGGCTAGGCCACTGTGCGTTGGTCACTTTGGTCTTTGGAGACACGCACGCATGTGGGAGGCGCAGTACTGTGGTGATGCCCTACACACTGTGCTGCGCCTGCGTAGCTGTAAGCCCTGCCCGAGTGCAGGTGGCATGTTTCTTTGTTTGGCAAAGCCACGTACTCCTAGTGGTGGATGTGCAACTGTGCACGTCGCCACCTGATCCCCGTGACCGTGAGATCTACTGTACATACCGAGTGCTCGTAACTCGTAGCCGCAGCAGTAAAAATCTACTAATCTAGTAAAATCCATTGCTCTCAGGCTGCGCGAGTGACTACAGCTCGGGAGTGGGTGGGTGCAGTGGCTCACCGGGCAGGGCGATGAATGCGTCGGACTGGCGCGCCATCTCCGCCTTCCTCTGGTGCATGTCGGCCACCGGACGCACCTCCCCGACCGTCTCGCCGCTGATCTGCAGagatttaaaaaaaaggaaacgatTTCACCTCCTGGTCAGATACGATTTTACCGTGAGTGCTGCATCTGCAAGGGGGATGGTGCGTGATCTGCATGCTAATGATGCCTGCTGGCTTGGTCTCTCTACGACTCTACGTTCGGGGGAATGGCGTGGTATGATTGTGCTCGGGGGAAGCAGAAACTGACCCTCTTGACCGTTTGGGAAAGGTAAAAGGTCGTAGCAGCCAGGAGCTGAGCAGCTACTAATAACTGCTACTAGTACTATCTAGGAGGAGGACCACGCCAAGGCCACGGAGCACAAGAGCATACATGACGTGCTCGAGTGATGAATGCCCACGGGACCAACGGGTAAATTGTACTGTAGTGCCCTAGAGCAGAGATAGTAAAGTAGTAAAAAAAGAATTTTGAAACACGTTTCACCATTCGTCCATTCCTGAAGCTGGAACTCGAGGTCACTGGCACTGTGGCACATACTATTCGAACCCTAGGCACAAAAACAAACCACCAGGGCTTTAGGGGATGGATGATGCCACGGCAGGACTTTTGGGGGAAAGCAAATGGCGTAATTGTTTGGTCTTAAACGTCCTCACGCCAAGATCTGGGATTCGTGCCAAAAGGCACGTTCTAGGACTAGCAGTACGACCGGCTCCCGATCGGCCGATTTGTTTTGCGCCCCAAGCGCCATGTCCCCCGGGACTCTAGCACGCGGCGCCCAGAGCCCAAACTCCCAAGCCCCATTTGATAACCACTTCTACGCCGCTCCTGAAGCACtagggccgtgtttagttgcgcgTTGTAAAGcttttgaaaagacatctttctatatttgaagtactaaacatagattaatcacaaaaataatttcagaacttgtctgtaaatcgcgagacgaatctaatgagtctaattaatccatcattagaggttatttactgtagcattactgtagcaatttagcatctaattacagtctaattaggttcattagattcgtctcgccatttaccgacagcagtcgcaatgtgttttttatttcgtctagatttaaatctccatgcatatgccggaaattttttttggaattttgatttttttaactaaacacggcctaggcAAGTAGGCATAGGCAACTCCCGGACGTGAGCGCGTGGTCATGAACTCATGATTTGGATGGATGGGTCTGGGgccggcgctggcgctggcgcgCTGCTGCACTGCCACACCTACTCACTGGCAGGCCACACCTACTCTGAGGGGTTGTGGCATTTTCTTTTACTGGTTGTTTTTTTCTGAAGTATTTTTTGTTACTGGTTGTACGTAGGAGTAGTATCAGATTTGGCGATCAAGCAACTAGCAAGCAGGTGTGTGTGACATGCAATGCAAGTATGGA from Panicum virgatum strain AP13 chromosome 9K, P.virgatum_v5, whole genome shotgun sequence encodes:
- the LOC120650762 gene encoding probable cytokinin riboside 5'-monophosphate phosphoribohydrolase LOGL10, giving the protein MTMRQSRFKRICVFCGSSQGKKRSYHDAAIELGNELVARSIDLVYGGGSIGLMGLVSQAVYDGGRHVIGVIPKTLMTPEISGETVGEVRPVADMHQRKAEMARQSDAFIALPGGYGTLEELLEVITWAQLGIHHKPVGLLNVDGYYNALLTFIDKAVEEGFINPSARRIIVLAPTAQELMDKLEEYVPYHDRVASTLNWEMGHLGY